Proteins encoded together in one Impatiens glandulifera chromosome 1, dImpGla2.1, whole genome shotgun sequence window:
- the LOC124918838 gene encoding uncharacterized protein LOC124918838 codes for MRKRDLAILMLCAFAVFFSLQHERDFSFREAWFHLSEEYPIKYEGERLPPPIVADLNGDGKKEVLVATHDAKIQVLEPHVRRVDEGFNEARVLADVSLLPDKIRVASGRRAVAMATGVIDRTYKQGQMQKQVLVVVTSGWSVMCFDHNLHKLWEANLQEDFPHNAHHREISISISNYTLKHGDAGLVIIGGRMETQPHVFMDPFEEILMEEKNAEQHRRSAGEKEASETTGTMDARHFAFYAFSGRTGTLRWSRKNENIEPHTSDASQLIPQHNYKLDVHSLNTRHPGEFECREFREAILGVMPHRWDRREDTMLKLAHFKRHKRKTLKRTNGKASTFSFNKPEENHPPGKNTAGRISNLIGKATKYAGSAKPKKPLSYIPTITNHTQLWWVPNVVVAHQKEGIEAVHLASGRTICKLHLQEGGLHADINGDGVLDHVQAVGGNGAEQTVVSGSMEVLRPCWAVATSGVPVREQIFNVSICHHSHFNFFQPGDFSRSFGRVPDMSSLEVATPILIKKLDGHQHQKRSSGYVVFLTNRGEVTSYSPNEHGHEAVWQWQILTGATWSNLPSPSGMMEVGNVVPTLKPFTLRVHDDQELILASGDQEAVVISPGGTILATITLPSSPSHALISDDFSNDGLNDLILVTSNGVYGFVQTRHAGALFFSTLVGCLIIVMGVIFVTQHLSSVKGKPRASPGGPR; via the exons ATGAGGAAGCGAGATTTAGCTATCCTTATGTTATGCGCTTTCGCGGTTTTCTTTTCTCTGCAG CATGAAAGAGATTTTTCATTTAGAGAAGCATGGTTCCATCTATCTGAAGAGTATCCAATCAAGTATGAGGGTGAACGTTTGCCGCCACCCATTGTTGCTGATCTGAATGGAGATGGGAAAAAAGAGGTTCTTGTTGCTACCCACGATGCTAAAATTCAG GTTTTAGAGCCTCATGTTAGGCGTGTGGATGAAGGATTCAATGAAGCTCGTGTTCTGGCAGATGTGTCTTTGTTGCCGGACAAGATTCGTGTGGCGTCAGGAAGACGTGCTGTGGCCATGGCAACTGGTGTTATTGATCGGACTTATAAGCAAGGGCAAATGCAGAAGCAGGTGCTGGTTGTTGTCACGTCAGGATGGTCCGTTATGTGTTTTGACCACAACCTTCATAAGCTATGGGAAGCAAATCTACAG GAGGATTTTCCACATAATGCACATCATAGAGAGATATCCATCTCTATTAGCAATTACACCTTGAAACATGGAGATGCAGGGTTAGTTATCATTGGTGGAAGGATGGAAACGCAACCCCAT GTTTTCATGGATCCTTTTGAGGAAATTTTAATGGAAGAAAAGAATGCTGAACAACATAGAAGAAGTGCGGGCGAGAAGGAA GCTTCAGAAACTACTGGAACTATGGATGCTCGACATTTTGCTTTTTATGCATTTTCTGGTCGGACTGGCACACTTCGTTGGAGCAGAAAGAATGAG AATATTGAACCACACACATCGGATGCATCACAATTGATTCCACAACACAACTACAAGCTTGATGTTCATTCACTAAACACTCGTCACCCTGGTGAG TTTGAATGTCGGGAGTTCAGGGAAGCAATTCTTGGAGTTATGCCTCATCGCTGG GATAGGCGAGAAGACACGATGTTGAAGCTTGCACACTTCAAAAGACACAAGAGGAAGACATTGAAGAGAACAAATGGGAAAGCGTCAACTTTCTCTTTTAACAAGCCTGAGGAAAACCATCCTCCAGGGAAAAACACTGCAGGGAGAATTTCAAACTTGATTGGAAAAGCCACAAAGTATGCTGGTTCTGCAAAACCTAAAAAG CCATTGAGTTATATTCCTACCATAACAAATCACACTCAGCTTTGGTGGGTTCCCAATGTTGTTGTGGCCCATCAGAAAGAGGGGATAGAAGCTGTTCATTTGGCATCTGGCCGCACAATATGTAAG CTTCATCTGCAAGAAGGTGGTCTCCATGCTGACATTAATGGAGATGGTGTTCTAGATCATGTCCAG GCTGTTGGAGGAAATGGTGCTGAGCAGACTGTTGTAAGTGGATCCATGGAAGTGCTGCGACCCTGTTGGGCGGTTGCAACCTCTGGGGTGCCTGTAAGAGAGCAGATTTTCAATGTTTCGATATGCCATCATTCCCATTTTAACTTCTTCCAGCCTGGAGATTTTTCGAGAAGCTTTGGTCGAGTTCCAGATATGAGTTCTTTAGAGGTTGCTACCcctattctaattaaaaaactcGATGGTCATCAGCATCAGAAGAGAAGCTCTGGTTATGTCGTTTTCTTAACCAACAGAGGGGAG GTGACATCATACTCTCCTAATGAACACGGCCATGAAGCAGTTTGGCAATGGCAGATTCTAACCGGGGCTACATGGTCTAACCTTCCATCCCCTTCCGGAATGATGGAAGTTGGAAATGTGGTCCCCACATTGAAACCGTTCACCCTTCGTGTGCATGACGATCAAGAACTGATCCTTGCTTCAGGAGACCAGGAAGCTGTGGTGATCTCTCCCGGAGGCACTATACTAGCAACTATCACTCTTCCTTCTTCGCCTTCACACGCCCTTATATCCGACGACTTTTCGAACGACGGATTGAATGACCTAATTTTGGTGACGTCTAATGGTGTTTATGGTTTTGTTCAGACTAGGCATGCTGGGGCTCTCTTCTTTAGTACGCTTGTTGGTTGCCTTATAATCGTGATGGGTGTGATCTTCGTTACCCAACACCTCAGTTCCGTCAAGGGAAAACCTCGAGCTTCGCCGGGTGGTCCACGATGA
- the LOC124921377 gene encoding GATA transcription factor 5-like, whose protein sequence is MEKVEGGTFRNGLSKPETTMTTVVPKKSNQQLFSDDFWSVNCQNGDDFSVDDLLDFSKHDIIEQFPEEKQEIQVENPSSANEQQQPGKVFSGGSNLTVSCEEFHVPAGDLDDLEWLSNFVDDSFAGYSLTFQLPEKPKTEIQPPVVITTDVKPSFTSPVQTKARSKRVRTEGRVWSIGSGSLPESSSTNSSSSSSSTSYPPNSNQTLDSLILCPPPMKKQRKMKPENTSDGCGFQPARRCSHCLVQKTPQWRAGPLGAKTLCNACGVRYKSGRLLPEYRPACSPTFSTELHSNNHRKVMEMRQKKEVDAGVQSF, encoded by the exons ATGGAAAAGGTTGAAGGGGGAACTTTCAGAAATGGTTTAAGTAAACCGGAGACGACGATGACGACTGTGGTTCCTAAGAAATCAAACCAGCAACTCTTTAGCGATGATTTCTGGTCTGTTAACTGTCAAAATGGTGATGATTTCTCTGTTGATGATCTTCTCGATTTCTCTAAACATGACATAATCGAACAATTTCCTGAAGAAAAACAAGAGATTCAAGTTGAAAACCCTTCTTCTGCTAATGAACAACAACAACCGGGAAAGGTCTTCTCCGGTGGAAGCAATTTAACAGTTTCTTGTGAAGAATTTCATGTCCCT GCTGGAGATTTGGATGACCTTGAATGGCTTTCCAATTTTGTCGACGATTCTTTCGCCGGTTACTCTCTCACTTTTCAATTGCCGGAGAAACCCAAAACCGAAATCCAACCGCCGGTGGTCATCACCACCGATGTGAAACCCTCTTTCACATCCCCTGTTCAAACCAAAGCAAGAAGCAAACGAGTGAGAACCGAAGGTCGGGTTTGGTCTATTGGGTCGGGTTCATTACCGGAATCTTCTTCAACAAACTCGTCTTCATCGTCTTCATCAACTTCTTACCCACCAAATTCCAACCAGACGTTGGATTCCCTGATTCTATGCCCGCCGCCGATGAAGAAACAGAGAAAGATGAAACCCGAAAACACATCTGATGGATGTGGTTTTCAGCCGGCTCGGCGTTGTAGCCATTGTCTGGTTCAGAAAACCCCTCAATGGAGAGCTGGTCCATTAGGAGCTAAAACACTTTGTAACGCCTGTGGAGTTCGTTACAAGTCTGGTCGTCTCTTACCCGAATATCGACCCGCCTGTAGCCCGACATTCTCGACGGAGCTCCACTCGAATAATCACCGGAAAGTGATGGAGATGCGGCAGAAGAAGGAGGTTGACGCCGGCGTACAGAGCTTCTGA